Part of the Oligoflexia bacterium genome is shown below.
AGCCGACATTTCTGGTTTTAAATCATACGTGGGTACATCTTTTGGCGAAGGTACAAGAACTCTATCTTCACCTGGATAAATTTTTTCTTCTCCACCGTTAAAAAAATATGTCACATGCGCATATTTTTCAGTCTCAGCAATGCGCAATTGTTTTTCTCCCCGACCAGAAACAAGCTCACCTAATAAACTTGTATATTGCACGGGATGAAACAAGACGGGAAACTTAAACGCCTCTTCATAACTTGTGAAGGTCACATAGTTTTGAGTTTCAATTTTCACATGTGACTTAAATTCTTTAAAATCTGAAACAGCAAGTGCCCTTGAGATTTGGCGCGCACGATCGGCTCTATAGTTAAAAAATAAAACAGAATCACCATTTTGAATACGTGCCCCACCTTTAATAAGGCGTGGCTTTATAAATTCATCATTTTCATTTTTCAAATAAGCATCGTTAATAGCCACGGTTAAACCGTCAAACTCACAAAGAGCTTCACCCCCAGGAGTTTTTCCTAAAGCCAGCGCATCATAGGCGATTTGTGTTCGCTCCCAACGCTTGTCGCGATCCATCATGTAGTAACGACCACCTAATGTGGCGATTGTTCCGACACCCGTTTTTTTAATCACCAGCTCTAATTCTTTTGCATATTGAAGTGCACTTTTTGGTGGAGTGTCACGACCATCAGCAAAAAAATGAATGTAGATCGGCCGCTTTGAATTTACTCTGGCAGCTGCTTCAAGAAGTAAAAACAAATGCACTTGATGTGAATGTACACCACCATCGCTGATTAAACCCATCAGATGAAGTGCACCGGTGGTCTCGGTAAGTAATCGTTTTACGTCAGGTAGACCTTCAAAACCTTTTTGTTTTGCAAACTCTTCGATCTTTGTAAGCTCTTGTTTAATAACACGGCCACCACCAATATTAAGATGTCCGACCTCGCTATTTCCCATTATACCATCGGGCAATCCCACCGCATGCCCGGAAGTTTCTAATTGCGAATGCGGACATGTTTTAAATAGACGATCAAGATTAGGTTTTTTTGCAAGGTAGATGGCATTATTCTCAGTGTTCTCACTGCAACCATAACCATCAAGAATCATAAGCAAAACCCGTGAATCTTTACCCATTATGATAACTTGTTCCTTTCAAAATCGTCATGGCTCGATAAGTTTGCTCACAAGCAACGGCTAAAGCCAAATGATGAGTTATTGTGAATTCAGAAAGACATAATTGCAAGTCTGCTCGTTTTTTTACTTCATCATTTACACCATAAGCGCCGCCTATAACCACAATGATTCTTTTCTTACCTCCGCCCAAGATACGCTCTAATCGCTTTGAAAATGCTTTGGTATCTAGACGCTGTCCTTTTTCGTCGCAGAGCAGTACGAAGTCATCTGGTTTTAAATAATTAAGAATTATTTCTGATTCAGATTTAATTTTCTTATCTTGGGCATCTCGATCATGAGATGGAGAATTAAGAACAATACATTCTGTTTCGATCCAAAATGATATTTTCTTTTTATAATCAAGAGTGAGCTGTTCAAGCCAAGGGGGAAGTCGTGAACTTATTCCTACAAAACAGAACTTCAAACGGGTAAAGAAACGCCCTTTTCACGGGGGGCAT
Proteins encoded:
- a CDS encoding 23S rRNA (pseudouridine(1915)-N(3))-methyltransferase RlmH translates to MKFCFVGISSRLPPWLEQLTLDYKKKISFWIETECIVLNSPSHDRDAQDKKIKSESEIILNYLKPDDFVLLCDEKGQRLDTKAFSKRLERILGGGKKRIIVVIGGAYGVNDEVKKRADLQLCLSEFTITHHLALAVACEQTYRAMTILKGTSYHNG
- the gpmI gene encoding 2,3-bisphosphoglycerate-independent phosphoglycerate mutase, translating into MGKDSRVLLMILDGYGCSENTENNAIYLAKKPNLDRLFKTCPHSQLETSGHAVGLPDGIMGNSEVGHLNIGGGRVIKQELTKIEEFAKQKGFEGLPDVKRLLTETTGALHLMGLISDGGVHSHQVHLFLLLEAAARVNSKRPIYIHFFADGRDTPPKSALQYAKELELVIKKTGVGTIATLGGRYYMMDRDKRWERTQIAYDALALGKTPGGEALCEFDGLTVAINDAYLKNENDEFIKPRLIKGGARIQNGDSVLFFNYRADRARQISRALAVSDFKEFKSHVKIETQNYVTFTSYEEAFKFPVLFHPVQYTSLLGELVSGRGEKQLRIAETEKYAHVTYFFNGGEEKIYPGEDRVLVPSPKDVPTYDLKPEMSARKLTDELIKKMDSTNYKLIVLNFANSDMVGHSGIIPAAVKAIEVIDECVGRVCEAALKNGYDVLITADHGNSEMMVDPKTGEPHTAHTTNPVPLVWVSKTPTKQTLKNGILADIAPTILKIYGWEQPKEMTGHSLIT